CTCGGAACAAGAGAAAAAATAAAAAACTGTTAGACCGAAACTCTTTTAGGAAAGAAAAAAAAATCCATATACCATATACAAATGGATGATACATATATCATAAAGAAGGAATATGGAGCGGGTAGTGAGTATCGAACCCGTAACCCCAAGGTTATGAGCTTTGTGAGCTACCAAACAGCTCTACCTTCTTACGGGGAACTTGTGGATAAAAGGGGGTTGGATATAGCCCCTCTACCATATCTATATAAATAGAATAGTCCATTTATACAGAATGGTAAAGAGGGCTCTTCTACGATCATCAATTCGAGAAAACCATACAAATATGAAAGAAAGGGTATTTTATCCTTACCAACTGGATCTTGTTGCACCCGGTAACAAACATGCATAAACCATTTCTCGAAGTATGTGTCCGGATAGCCCAAAGTCTCGATAGTTAGCTCTAGGTCTTCCGGTTAAAAAACAACGTCGATGAAGGCGTGTAGGTGCACTATTACGTGGTAGGGATTGCAATTTTTCTTGCATTTTTTTTTTTTCGCTCAAACTCAAAGGGGAAACTTTGCTTCTTATCTTTTTTTTTGAGGATCCACGAATCAAATGATATTTTTTTTCTAATTTCTGCCGCTTCTTCTCCCTCTGAATCAAACTTTTTTTTGCCATAATGTGCCGTTCCTATTATTACCAAGTATATGGTTCTAATCCTAGATGGAAAAATAAATAGAAAAAATCTAAAA
This region of Setaria italica plastid, complete genome genomic DNA includes:
- the rps14 gene encoding ribosomal protein S14, translating into MAKKSLIQREKKRQKLEKKYHLIRGSSKKKIRSKVSPLSLSEKKKMQEKLQSLPRNSAPTRLHRRCFLTGRPRANYRDFGLSGHILREMVYACLLPGATRSSW